A genomic segment from Roseibium algicola encodes:
- a CDS encoding DUF6111 family protein yields the protein MVRVFILHLLLFLLPFITYGLWLWLSKRNTEPGRWSAKPMAWLTLVGLVLVIAGLVGMASFDHAPDGANWRPSEMRDGVFVPGRYE from the coding sequence ATGGTTCGTGTGTTCATACTGCATCTGTTACTTTTCCTTCTTCCTTTCATCACCTACGGACTCTGGCTGTGGCTGAGCAAGCGCAACACCGAGCCTGGCCGCTGGTCTGCCAAGCCGATGGCGTGGCTCACTCTGGTGGGCCTCGTTCTGGTCATTGCCGGCCTGGTCGGCATGGCATCCTTCGATCACGCACCGGATGGGGCCAATTGGCGGCCATCGGAAATGCGCGACGGGGTGTTTGTTCCGGGCCGGTACGAATAA